ATTTAGTgtattttgtttaacattttggCATCGAAGTTCAGTCATTTGGgcaactaataatttttttagtaaaacatatctttaaaaatgacAGATTGCAATTAAGTAAATTCCCAATTCCTTCAAACTAAGATGAAAGTTGAGCAAGGAGATTTGTAACTTGAGCTTTTGTCAGATTGATTATATCTTACTTGATGGCTTAGAAATTATACTTATGCCATacaaatcattttataatttataagctCAAGTACACATTTGTTTAACAAAAGGAGTTGTAAATAGCTATGCTTCTACACAAAGAaatcttttctacttttctttcctcCAATGTAGAATGACCAAACTAATGGAACTAGCAAATCTTCAGCCCAAAAGACCAAAAACAATAAAGCAGCGCCAtgtgagaaaaaagagaaaaataaaggatatGTTGAATATACCATCATCTGCTTCACACAGGTAATTTTGTTTTGGATTATAAGATAAGGGTTCTGTATGTACTTTGTCTGATTGCTTAACTCAAATCATTCCTCACTCTGACTTTTATTTCATCAGTCCACCGGTTTACGAGTGACTGCTTATTTGCCAAATTCACAAGTATCCTTAATTCTCAAAGTTGACCAGCATTTGATACTATTGACTACCCCAGGTTTCAAAATTGTCCACCCttaattttacattctctttttttatttctcatcttacttcctctcttccttttttccttcctacttttttcttttgtgactttCTCTTACTCactcacttgctttttttttaaaaaatactggatTCCATATACTCCTGTCCATTGTCATTTTCTGTTCATATATTTATACTCCTTGTtaatatcattaatttttttatagttcaCCTGTTGCAGCTAATAGATTCCAAATCTCCATCTCTAGAATTAACCTCCTGAGATCTAAAGTCTTCATTTCCAGCTTCCTATTTGCATACTCAGAGTGTCTTGTAGGAACTTAAGATATTATccaaaacaaaattcatttaCTTTCATTATCTCTTTCTCCTCCTGCATTCACAGTTTTGATAATGGCATCCATCACCAGTGTGTTTATAtgaaattttgttaatttctccTAACTCCACTACCTGATATCAAACATTATTTTACTTCAAAGTACCCTACCTGGTAAAAGTTCACATGGCTTAGCACACAGGACCCacctttaaatatttatcaaatatgtgATAAGTTCTCTGCTAAATATTATGTGGTTTGGAACATTCTTCCAAAGCTCAGTGGTATCTTTTCAAACAGTGAGGTAATAGTCTTATGGGTAAGTAAGCCATATGCACAGATGACTGTTGCATTAGCAATTATAATAAATGACATAAGAAGAAGATGTAACTATGAAGGGTTGTGAGGAAGGAGAGGTCACAGCCAGTCAAGAAATCTGGAAAGACTTTAAGAGGGAGTAGACATTTGAGCTGGGCTTGAAGGATGAGAGGCAAAACTTAGGCAGGGAAGAGATATCCAGTGTGAATGAAAAAGTGAGTTTCCAGAGGTAGGAAAATTTGGTGCATAGGAATAGAAATGATGAAGGGGAAAGCTAGAAGGATGTGGAGATATCTGCCTTAAATGTTAAGTTATGGTGTTTGAATACATTGAGGGAGCCATTGTAATGCCATTGAtattaaaaacaattaagaatttcTTTCAGACTTTGTCACCTTGTAATAAACTTTCCAGGAAAATTATGTAGATGTTGGGTGATGGCCTGGGCTATGGGTACGAAAGAATTTTATTAGGTATAAATTAACTTCTGACTATGTCTTAAACTTTCTGTTAGAGTAGAGAAATTGCCAATGAAATAGTGCTTATTACTGTGTATTTCGTTTGAAAtatattgtccttttttttctttttcactgattATCTGACACTTTGCTTAacaaattttctttgaaattatggCAGAAATTTTACTTGCCTTTTTGCCATGGAATTCTATGTATTTTAATGTCTTAATCAGATGAAAATTGCCGTTAattgcaattttaattttattcagctTTTCTACAAGGTAAATTTCCCTTGAACTTGTAAGTAACTTTATAAATTGAGGAAGAAGTTTGTTAAAAtgatctttttacatttttaaaggaatgggtctttgggttttttttaattactctttCATGTTAAGTATACATAATATGATGCATATTTCCCACCTATGTATGTTTTGACACCACAGTCCCATGCTTTTGATCTGTAGCAGcaccaaacaattaaaaattaatacagttgacccttcaacagcacgggtttgaactgtgtgggtccacttatatgcagactttttctcaataaatactacagtactacctgccttgaggttggttgaatccctaGATATGGATCCATAGATAATCTAGAggaaccatggatatggagggctgatgAAGTTATATACAGCTTTTCAACCGCTGCAGGGTTGGGGCCCTTAACCCctaagttgttcaagggtcagctgtaatgTGAACCAATTAAATTTTCCAATAGCcacattaaaagataaaattaattttaataatatattttattcaactgATTATATCTGAAATGTTATTTtaacatataattaatataaaatgttattaaaacgttttatatttcttttttcacaccAAGTTGTTAAACTCTGGTGTATATTTTGTACTTAGAGCATAAGTACAGCAACATTTCAAATTCTTATTAGCcccatgtggcttgtggctacTGCATTGACCTGCATAGgtttattatatatagtatatagaatACAGTGCATAAAATGGTTACACTAAACATAGAATGAACCTTTTTGCTTATTGGTAAATATCCTGAAGTTTAGAATCAATAGTCCTAAAGTCCTGTCTCTGTCATTTACTGAGTGACTTTATGCAATTTCTTAACATCCTTTAGCCTCAAACTCCTTATCTGTCTAAACTAGGAATTTAATAATACCTATATGAGAACATTTGTTAGGATTTATTGAAGTTAAATGTAAGTTACTTTGTTCAATGCCTATAGTGTGTTTTATCAGtgttagctttttaaatttaaagtaaatatgaaataatgttttactcaaaattttatttgcaattacAAAGTAATGCTGTGATTGTTTGTAAACAGCAGTTTACATCCAGTGTTGTTACCTTCGGATGTATTTGACCAACCACAACCTGTAGgtaataaaaaaattgaattccATATATCTACCGACATGTCAGCTGCATTTAAGAAagatttagaaaaagaacaaaattgtgaAGAACAAAATTGTGGTAAGCGTATTCCAGTTCTTTAACATGCTGTGTAAAAATTCTTCTCAGTTTTTTTTGTAttagaattaaattttatatgtttttgttttttagtatttgtgaatatatttgaaatatgaaaTTAGGTCTTTGTTAGTGTCTTAGAATACTAtccattttaaacttttttatataACTAAAATTGGAGCTTAGTGGTAAGATTGTCACAGTTACCTTTTGCTAGTAATGAACTCTAGGGTGAGGTTTAGTCTCGTTTTTGCTGATGTTTACactaaaaatatgataaaagtttcttgtattgaTCTATTTTTTCATTGCTTGTTATATGTGATGCTCTGGTTTTATTAGTACGGTTGTATTTTTGGTTAGGGAAACAAACTGTGATTATTTTTTGAGTTGTAGAtttcatgtaaaattttttttttttttttaatccaaaagacATGGAAGATTGTTTACAAGATACTGTTTGTAAGTTTGAAGATAATGTATTGAAATTACAggtttttttctgcttattttaaacattaatttgatGTTATACTACAGTggcatttctttgttctttaatttttaaatttcagaaataataccagcttatagaaaaaatataatcaaaacaGGAgcatataaagttttaaaaagttaacgcCTCAAACCCCCACTGTTCCCTATCCCAATACTTAGAGATAACCATTGTTAATAATTTGGTATGAAAATAGTCCTTCCAGATCTTATCCTATACTTgtgtataaacattttattttcccttactTCTTTTCTTAAATAGCCATCATGGgttacttttttatggctgcatagcaCTCCATAGTATAGTTATAACAATCTTTATTTAATTATACTCTATTGATAGAAGttgaggttgtttccattttttttattattacagaaAATTCTGGAATATACATTTTTGTACATATATCTTTGAGCACTTGTGTGAATATAGGATAGAGTTCTAGTAAGTATTGCAAATGTACTGAGTGATAAACTGTAACTGGTTTTAATTCCTGTCTCTCTGATGGTTAGTGAGAATGCATTGCCTTTTCAGATagctccttttttgtttgtttcagtatttatatttgtatttttgtatggttttctttcttatctCATGGCTAGTCACCCCTTggcacagatttttatttttttaagtttaatttgctCAAGGACTTAGACCTTTGTGAGAGGGGGACAATCGTCCCATTCTGCATCAACGTAGAGTAATGCTGAATTAACagtaaaaacagttttaaaagtttttttcttactgttgcCTTCAGGCCACAGGAGGTCTGTTGGTATGACGGCTTTTCTATGTTATAAGGAGACTTTTATAATCCTAAATATGGCATGTTATTTGCATCATTTTCACAGCTtttttagggttttgtttgtttttttaggtagTATAGCTAGAATTTTTCTACTGAATGTTTAATCCTGTCCTTCCCAACCCTCTCCCCCAAGTCAGTTTAATTTTTGCTGAAGCTAAAATTCATGTTTTCTGAATGTAATCCATTATGTTGCTAtgttgtaaatttaaaatttataatggtttttaattttcctaattcAATAAGTAATTAAGTGTGCAAATACTTCTTTTTCCTGACTTTGATTAGgattggctcttttttttttttggtgagaagtATAATGGATATTTTTTTAGTACCCTCAAATGGAAGTGtcttattttatgattttcatgttctagtggcagagttgagtagtcatGATAGaaaccatatggcctgcaaagcctaaagtatttactgtttgaacctttatagaaaaagtttgcttatCCCTGTTTCAGAGTATTGAGAAAAACACCAAAGAGTTTTAGTGCTAGaatatatcttaaaaattaaaaatggaaaagaaaaactgttttgAAGGGAGGGATTTTTAATGGCTGATGTCACTGTTAACTCTTAGACTTACCTGCTTCTGAAGTTGATGCATCCAATATAGGATTTGGAAAAATCTTCCCAAAACCAAATTTGAGCATCGCAGAGGAGATTAAAGAAGACTCTGATGAAATGCCATCAGAATGTATTTCTAGAAGGGAGTTGGAAAAGGGCAGAATTTCTAGAGAAGGTAATTTTCATGAAGTAAAccagcatttattccattttacatttctttgcCCCTTCAGAAGCAAAACAAATCTCTTCATGTTGTTTACTTTATTCAAAGCACATGCTTCGAAACATCTCTCCAGTTAATGTTTTTAATCACCACTTTGGGTTTTTAGTACTCATACTTTATAGGGAGGAAAGTATCTCTCAGTATAATGTTTCCAGTCTATATTTATTTGGAAGAATGTTTTCATTCCTGAAACTTATATGACGTGATAAATCAGTGTGGCCCACAGTCTGGAATTCTGTATTCTGTATACAGTTGATAGACCATCACAGTACTGTATCTGAGATGTATGCAGAGCAACtatttgtctaaaaaaaaaatagttttaactaTTTGGTGATTAAAAGCCTGTGTTTATGAATTTTATATCCTAATGTGATAGTTTTTTACTTCTTAacggatttttcttgttttagtaTATTTTAGGCAAATATTTAGGGGTTTTAGATTGACATGTAACACATTATAATTTTTCCCATAATAATGGGAAACAGACTTCCAACTGACATATTTTTGCCTAGAACATCTAGTTGTCAGGAAAGATGGTAATTGTCACTAAATAGGAGTAGCTGTATATTCAGAAGCCACAGTTTGCCTGAAATACTTGATTATTACATTTGagtactttatttttacatttgaataTATTGGTGCTGGTAGTTTGGGAGATTGACTTTAAGcaaaataattacacaaatatttggtagcatctttatttgctttagtttttttaataaagtaactCATCTTAAAGTTAAGCTTTACAgagttttaacaaatattttatttgataaattttagttattctagATGCCTGaaatttataaacttatttttatatcaCCACTTTAGATTTTTAATGGGTATTTTTATCCCATTAGTAACATTGCCATTAATTTGTAtggttttaacattttcttaatgctTATTTTGTCTATTTAACAGATATATTTGAATGCcattatagtttttctttgaaaaattgatGAAACTGTCTTAATTTTatatccttgttttgtttttatataagaaATGGAAACACTTTCAGTTTTTAGAAGTTATGAACCTGGTGAACCAAACTGTAGAATTTATGTAAAGAATTTAGCTAAACAAGTTCAAGAAAAGGTAAGTTGAAATGTATaaattggttttattattttacatgtttttcccCTGGCTTTCCTTATTAGTCTTTTCCTTGTTGAAATTCTAGgaccttaaatttatttttggaagaTATGTTGACTTTTCGTCGGAAACACAACGCATAATGTAAGTGGCATGTATATTCTcaaattgtgttttgtttttaatctgttaGGAATTAGCccttttttaaacatcatttccCCTTTAGAGATTAAAATTATATGAAGAAATTTATCTTTTAGACATCTAGAGCAAGAGTCAgcaaacttctttttaaattgacagatagtaaaaatttaatatttttatactaaaataCTATGgtgtctgttgcaactactcagttTTGTCTTTGTGGCATTAAAGCAGCTGtaaacaatacataaatgaatattaaTGGCTGAGTTCCAGTAAAGCATAATTTATAGAAACAGGCCTCAATCCCTAgctctaaagcagtggttctcaaactttaacctGTGTAAGAGCTTATTAAAACCATTTCCTTGGTCTATCCCTAGACAGTCTGATATTCTAGGTTGAGATAGGGCCCATGAATTTGTGtttctaaaatctgtatggaTGATGACTAAGCTGCTGGTCCAAAGATTACATTTTGAAAACTAGCATTTTAATGACTCATCCAGGAATATGTAGCAGTCAGGCAGAGTTTTTTAGATTCTTACCATGGCAGTAACTTCTCTTCATTCAGTTGGGAAGGCTTCCAATTTTATGAGTGCAAAAGAGAAGGATATGatttgtaaatgatataaaagctaacatttggagttagaatttcattctttaaaattttataattggtTAACTCTAAAGTATGTAAGACCTTGGCCATATAAATTAGAagtaaagaaaattagaaaaggtAAGGAGAGAGACTTTTGAATGGAGGTAAATTAGAGAAATGACTCTAGTTAATTTTGCTTAAATCTTCATGtgaaactaatatttttaaagtcttatctGGGCTGTGTACCTTTTTATATAGGCATGCACAGTGAACACCATGTCTTAAAAACTATGTCCATTTTATATTCATTAGTGACAGATGTATCTTACCAGGATACCAAAAGTTTATGTTGCTGGCCATGCAAAATACTGGCCCTTTTTCTTGTTGCTGCCTTTGAATCATGAttataaggggaaaaaatttaaaaatagataatatgtgtgtgtgtatatatatatataaatatatgtatgtgtcacatagatatatataaatatatgtattgtgtgtctgtgtatatatatatgcgcacacatatatatatatcatgtatataCATTCTATTTCCAGTATTGCCTGCCATTAGAAtttgaagggaaaagaaaattctatATTGAGAAAGCTGTACACATCAAAATGATGAATTAATAATTGTCTCCTGTGGGACTAGTCATGTGTATTTGTTAGAAAAGGATTTAGCTGCATTTTAGGATACTTTAAGCATTCTTTAGCTAGTCAAATAGACTAAATGCTAGGAGGTACTTTAGTTATAAATTAGTctgtttttttaagagttttgagtatagtttcctcccctaaaatgttgaaaaatgaaTACACTAGGGAATAATAGAAGACTACACTTGGAATACAAATTCTGGTTTGTGTTTTTGGCTTTAACTTTAGTGATCGGTGTGACCTTGAAGAAGTCACTCCGTCTCTAcacatcatctgtaaaatggtgggtTTTGACTAGATGATCAGTAAAGTCCCTTCCTACTCTGAAATTCCATGTTACTTTTCTGTAGTTCCTGTCAGCCCTTTTATTCTTGGtcatatagttgttttttttacttGAGTAAATATCAGTAGTATTAAATTGGCtgaataaaactgtttaaaaatagaGATATGAAAGAAAAACTTACGAAGTTTGCTTTTATAGTTGCtagtaatatgatttttaaatcacatatatttataaCAGCTAAAAAAAGATAAGCATATCATCAAAATAATTCTATAAGTATTACCTACTTAcagaatcaattttagaacagaatataaaatataattttagaaagcCTGAGTAATGTGCTAATcagatagtatagtcatttttattctgaaatagcaaatttttaaattgttcaatACATTCCCATTGACTTCATCAGAATTCTTTGACAATTCTTTGAGTCAAAACCATTCTTTCTTCCATGACTTCTAGGTTTGATATACGCTTGATGAAAGAAGGTCGCATGAAAGGACAAGCTTTCATTGGACTTCCAAATGAAAAAGCAGCAGCAAAAGCATTAAAGGAAGCTAATGGATACATTCTTTTTGGAAAACCTATGGTGGTTGTATCCTTCAAATCTGTCTGTTCCAAGACTTATGGATCAGTAGTTTTTAGGAGTAAGGGTATAATTGAAACCAATTTTTATATTATCCTTCATCTCAACAGCTGGCATTCTAGCTTGAGAAtactcagttataaatatatttagttgAGTCAAATGgtaatgttatttaaatttttattggaaaataagcATCATGAGGTTATTAAAATCCAGCCAAGTCTAAACATTTTACTTAATACagcttaaaatatacatactcaTGCTAAGCCTAAGATACTACAGTATCCAGAAGTACATTTGGAATCATTAAAGAAAGATATGATTCGTTGTAGTTTTATTAtcgtatattttattgtattataatcCATATTTATGTTTGagaattttaataacaaaatatatcATTGATTTACCATCCTGCTTTCAGTAGTTAATGCAGtttcaaactagaaatcagtgGGATAAATGAAGGAGCGAGCAAAGGTCTAGGTGTAAATAATGACTAAAAGAAAACGTGAATTTTTTACTTCTTCCCCAGATCATGGACAGCTAGGaggcagtcaacaaatatttgatgaatgactGAGTAGGAAGACAAATATAGAGATAAATTAAAAACTACTCCTACCCTACATTAGGAAGTTCTTGACAGTTCTTTAGAAAAGATTACTTTCATGTTTGTGAAGAAAACCTTAATGTTTAAATATTAGCAGTTTGCTCGATCTGCTAGACCAAAACAAGActctaaagaaggaaaaagaaagtgttaAAAATTAGTAAAGGTAAGTGTGGAGATAACGTAATAAAAGGACAAGACTTTCTTGAGATAAAATTAAGGAAGGATAAAAGCCTGAGAGAATAGTAATTCGTGTACCTTCTAACGTTTTTAAAGGATCCTCCCTCTGACTCTTTCTGTCTATGCAGTTAATTTCCATTAAACTTCACGATTAAAACTATGGAATAAAACCTATTtgtatgtaaaaattaaatttggggAATGAATTATATAAGGGCAGTGTATCTTTATTagtctttatttactttttcttcataGAGTAAAGCAGTAGTTCTTAAATTTTAACATGTATTATAATCACCTAGAGGGCCTGATAAAACACAGATTACTGGgtttcccctcacccccacccagagtttctgattcagtcagTCTGCAAGGGGGTTGGGCCTTGGGTAGTCAATCATCCCTAGTTTTCCTGTGATTAAGGGGTTTTCCAGCATACTGGACTTTTTAATGCTAACACTGGGAAAGTGTCTGCCACGCCAGGACAAGTTGGTTACCCTTGGTGGGACCTGAAAATTTGCATTGCTAATTACTAATTGTACACCTCACAGAAATAGGTACATATTTTTTTGGAATGAAGTATTTCATCTTTCAAATAAGCAATTTTAATTCATACTTAAGtaatttaatgattaaaaatggCAGAATTAAGCATTTTATGTCACATTGATTTAAGAAAGATGagtagaaatatatttcttttgttttttattattttaaatctttctgcCTTAGTATACTGGAAGAACATGAAGTAAGTGAGCCAGAATTACTGATGGTTAAgctgaaaaaattatataaagaaaattttgcCTAATGTTTATGCCTTTTGGGAGGCAccttgaatatttgaattttgttGTGAAGTGTCTATATTGGTATAGTCAGAAGTCTTACAAATAGCTtagaagaacagataaaaataaaccattttcagtgtatgttttaaaaaaaatcattttatttgtaaatctaacatgaaaaatcagaaaaaaattaaattgcattCTGCTGTTCTTCTTTAGAAGCATTCCTGCGTAAATACTGCTGTAATACTGTCATACAAAGTGTATCCTTTCTTGTCGTATCCTTTTTGGGGCAGTGCTTTTTGGATTTTCCTGCAAGTGTTTTGTCTCTTCCCAACCCATTGATCCAGTTtaagcaataattttttttacaatgtgttgaaatgaagtatttttaaaattatctgtgtTGATTGAACAAATCTTCTATATGGTTTTTAGATTTGTTGCTGAATTTTCTGTGCTGTCCTTTAGGTTATGTAGTTTTTCCAGGGAAAGTTAGTGAATCAGGTCAGCTTTTTACTTGGACAAGGTATACATTTGCTTTAACACaaattttattcttgtttcttctatttatgtattttctaaacCTAATTCAGTaacatatatgttttctttttcatgatgTATCTAGTTTAGGTGTTCTGTATATATAATGTGTTGTAAaatttgattgggttttttttttcctattaaaaagtacatttgttgaaaatttaaataactggATTTCAATGTAAATTCCAAATAAGAGTAGCAGACCTTACATCTGAGGTTTTATTATTGAGATAGCAAGTAGAagtatcttttttcctctttctttttctaagcaaagtaaaacaaaaggaataagaaaagagTAACAGAGAGGAGAAGACATAATGTTGACTCAGGGTAGCTCAATAAGTGGAAAGAAAAATTCTGGTAGGTATGTAAGAGCAGTGGTTTCCAGACTAGTTGATAACCAGAACCACCTGAACAGTGGTTCTCAGTTTTGGCTGCATATTGGAATGACTtgtggaactttttaaaaaaatactgagtaaagaaaacaataataataaactaaaaaatatactGATGCCTGGGTTTCTCCCCCA
Above is a window of Balaenoptera acutorostrata chromosome 1, mBalAcu1.1, whole genome shotgun sequence DNA encoding:
- the RNPC3 gene encoding RNA-binding region-containing protein 3, with product MAAPEQPLPMSRGCQSSASLSPPRGDRTLLVRHLPAELTAEEKEDLLKYFGAQSVRVLSDKGRLKHTAFATFPNEKAAIKALTRLHQLKLLGHTLVVEFAKEQDQVHSPCPSSSTEKKKKSDDTVEDDKEKKELDCLTIENGIASNHGLTFPLNSCLKYMYPPPSSTILANIVNALASVPKFYVQVLHLMNKMNLPTPFGPITARPPMYEDYMPLHAPLPPASPQPPEEPPLPDEDEELSSKESEYESSDDEDRQRMTKLMELANLQPKRPKTIKQRHVRKKRKIKDMLNIPSSASHSSLHPVLLPSDVFDQPQPVGNKKIEFHISTDMSAAFKKDLEKEQNCEEQNCDLPASEVDASNIGFGKIFPKPNLSIAEEIKEDSDEMPSECISRRELEKGRISREEMETLSVFRSYEPGEPNCRIYVKNLAKQVQEKDLKFIFGRYVDFSSETQRIMFDIRLMKEGRMKGQAFIGLPNEKAAAKALKEANGYILFGKPMVVQFARSARPKQDSKEGKRKC